A single genomic interval of Lacrimispora sphenoides JCM 1415 harbors:
- a CDS encoding DeoR/GlpR family DNA-binding transcription regulator has translation MFAEERQNQIVALVNKNGSVRVKELSEKYQVTEDSIRKDLTFLEKKGLLKKTYGGAMKKRVNVHDLNVSQRKDKNIEAKQKIAAKVMELIKDGDMVFLDISTANLELAKLITKSSLNITVVTNMVDIMLEFMVPTTARLIFIGGAFSIGKDGFVGSFTNKQISDFRFDIAFLGAVGVDVFENNVSTYMVEDGLTKSAVLEVSKNAYMMLETRKFNTDGTYKYARIDSFTGAVMESKPPAEIEEKLKEHNIEWL, from the coding sequence ATGTTTGCAGAAGAAAGGCAGAATCAAATTGTAGCTCTTGTCAACAAAAATGGTTCCGTGCGTGTAAAAGAACTCAGCGAGAAGTACCAGGTAACGGAAGACAGCATACGGAAAGATCTGACGTTTCTTGAGAAAAAGGGGCTTTTAAAAAAGACATATGGCGGAGCTATGAAAAAAAGGGTCAATGTTCATGACTTAAACGTGTCCCAAAGAAAAGACAAGAACATTGAGGCCAAGCAAAAGATTGCCGCTAAAGTCATGGAACTGATTAAGGACGGGGATATGGTATTTCTGGATATTTCAACTGCAAATCTGGAACTGGCAAAGCTCATTACGAAATCTTCTTTAAATATCACGGTCGTTACCAATATGGTGGATATCATGCTGGAATTCATGGTTCCCACCACAGCCAGGCTCATTTTTATCGGAGGAGCCTTCAGTATAGGAAAAGATGGGTTTGTAGGAAGCTTTACCAATAAGCAGATCTCAGACTTCCGGTTTGATATCGCATTCCTTGGAGCCGTTGGAGTTGATGTGTTTGAAAATAACGTTTCTACCTATATGGTGGAAGACGGGCTTACAAAAAGTGCGGTGCTGGAAGTGAGCAAAAATGCTTATATGATGCTGGAGACCAGGAAATTTAATACCGACGGCACTTATAAATATGCGAGAATTGATAGTTTTACCGGCGCTGTAATGGAAAGTAAGCCGCCTGCCGAAATAGAAGAAAAATTGAAAGAGCATAATATTGAGTGGTTATAA
- a CDS encoding glycyl radical protein: MENLIMTDRISILKNKMLSEPRYASIEQAKIITDTYKANEEKPRIIQRALSLKAALKQMEIHAEPEELIVGNRTAGVRYGVVFPESGSTWVNREFETLPTRPQDRFEVRQEDITYFREVIGPYWKGKSLEDVLRERYGKEIDHIAKVVKINQKDHAQGHICPNCKEWLRKGPAGIKQEADDRLRIAGGQQREFFESVSIVMSGTIYFMQRYQKLLLDMAQGEADEGRRCSMEEVARICKKLSEQPPETFHEAVQSLWFLFVVLHMESNASSFSPGRMDEFLWEYFDRDIMEGRLNEQGALEIIECLWLKFNEIVYMRNANSAKFFAGFPIGFNIAIGGQDAEGNDFVNDLSFLLLKAQEHLGLPQPNLSVRLHEHTGDALLKQAVKVVSMGSGMPQFFNDKAVIPSMEELGVASKDARDYAIVGCVELTTQGNNLGWSDAAMFNLNKALELTLTGGKCLLTGEQLAPNYGDLTTYETFEELETVFQRYLDEYMDLMVKACEEVEKAHIDLLPSPFLSSVIDECMKKGMDVTAGGARYNFSGIQMIQVANLADSLAAIKLLVFDKHKVEAGELLEALRDDFEGKEVLRTMLLNKVPKYGNDVDWVDQLGAKWAEYFKKRLSRYTNYRGGKYHTGMYTVSAHVPMGENVGASPDGRHARQPLADGGMSPVYGRDITGPTAVLKSVSKLDKNLTTNGGLLNMKFLPEFFRTEQGINKFALFLRAFVDLEIPHIQFNVVRKEDLIAAKKNPEQYRSLTIRVAGYTAYFTELADELQNEIIARTSYADI, encoded by the coding sequence ATGGAAAACCTGATAATGACAGACCGTATCAGTATCCTGAAGAATAAGATGCTGTCAGAGCCAAGATATGCATCGATTGAGCAGGCGAAGATCATCACGGATACTTACAAGGCAAATGAAGAAAAACCGAGAATCATCCAGCGGGCATTGTCTTTAAAGGCTGCATTAAAGCAGATGGAAATCCACGCTGAACCGGAAGAACTGATTGTGGGCAACCGGACGGCCGGAGTACGGTATGGAGTTGTCTTTCCGGAAAGCGGCAGCACCTGGGTGAACCGGGAATTTGAAACACTGCCGACCAGGCCTCAGGACAGATTTGAGGTCAGACAGGAAGACATTACATATTTCCGTGAGGTAATCGGGCCCTACTGGAAGGGAAAGTCCTTAGAAGATGTGCTGCGGGAACGCTACGGAAAAGAAATCGATCATATTGCAAAGGTGGTTAAAATCAACCAAAAGGACCATGCCCAGGGGCATATATGTCCAAACTGCAAAGAATGGCTTCGTAAAGGTCCGGCAGGAATCAAACAGGAAGCGGATGACCGTTTAAGGATCGCAGGAGGACAGCAGAGAGAATTCTTTGAAAGCGTGTCGATTGTGATGAGCGGAACCATTTATTTTATGCAGCGTTATCAAAAGCTTTTGCTGGACATGGCACAAGGGGAAGCAGATGAAGGCAGGCGCTGCAGTATGGAAGAGGTGGCCCGCATCTGCAAAAAGCTGTCCGAACAGCCGCCGGAAACGTTTCATGAGGCAGTTCAGTCCTTGTGGTTCCTTTTTGTGGTCCTTCATATGGAATCCAATGCCTCTTCCTTTTCGCCGGGAAGGATGGATGAATTCCTCTGGGAATATTTTGACCGGGACATAATGGAAGGGCGTCTTAATGAACAGGGAGCATTGGAGATCATCGAGTGCCTGTGGCTGAAATTCAATGAGATCGTATATATGCGAAATGCTAACAGCGCCAAGTTTTTCGCAGGCTTTCCCATCGGATTTAACATTGCCATAGGCGGACAGGACGCCGAGGGAAATGATTTCGTCAATGATCTTTCGTTTCTTCTGTTAAAAGCCCAGGAACACTTAGGACTTCCCCAGCCGAATCTTTCCGTAAGGCTTCATGAACATACGGGAGATGCTCTTTTAAAACAGGCGGTCAAGGTGGTCTCGATGGGAAGCGGCATGCCACAGTTTTTCAATGATAAGGCGGTGATTCCGTCCATGGAAGAACTGGGGGTGGCCTCAAAGGATGCCAGGGACTATGCCATTGTAGGCTGTGTGGAGCTAACCACCCAGGGAAATAATCTGGGTTGGAGCGATGCAGCCATGTTTAACTTAAACAAGGCTTTGGAACTGACTTTGACAGGAGGGAAATGCCTTTTGACCGGAGAACAGCTAGCCCCCAACTATGGGGACTTAACCACCTACGAAACCTTTGAAGAGCTGGAAACCGTATTTCAGAGATATTTGGATGAATACATGGATTTAATGGTAAAGGCCTGTGAAGAGGTGGAAAAGGCCCATATAGACTTGCTGCCTTCCCCATTTCTGTCCTCCGTCATTGATGAATGCATGAAAAAGGGAATGGATGTAACTGCAGGAGGAGCACGTTACAACTTCTCCGGAATCCAGATGATTCAGGTGGCCAACTTAGCAGACAGTCTGGCTGCCATAAAGCTTCTTGTATTTGATAAACATAAAGTAGAGGCCGGAGAGCTGCTGGAAGCGCTTAGAGATGATTTTGAAGGAAAAGAAGTGCTGCGCACCATGCTTTTAAACAAAGTGCCCAAATATGGCAATGATGTGGACTGGGTGGACCAGCTGGGGGCCAAGTGGGCGGAATATTTTAAAAAGCGCCTGTCCCGATATACCAATTACAGAGGCGGAAAATACCATACCGGTATGTATACGGTTTCTGCTCATGTTCCCATGGGAGAGAATGTAGGAGCTTCACCGGATGGAAGGCATGCAAGACAGCCCCTGGCTGATGGCGGAATGTCTCCTGTATATGGAAGGGATATCACGGGACCTACGGCAGTACTGAAGTCCGTATCAAAACTGGATAAAAACCTGACCACAAACGGAGGGCTTCTTAACATGAAGTTTTTGCCGGAATTTTTCCGGACAGAGCAGGGAATCAATAAGTTTGCCCTGTTTTTGCGAGCCTTTGTGGATCTGGAGATTCCTCATATCCAATTTAATGTGGTCCGTAAGGAAGATTTGATTGCGGCAAAGAAAAATCCGGAACAGTATCGAAGCCTTACCATCCGGGTAGCCGGGTATACCGCTTATTTTACGGAGCTTGCCGATGAACTTCAGAATGAAATCATCGCCAGGACCAGTTATGCAGATATCTGA
- a CDS encoding glycyl-radical enzyme activating protein produces the protein MEERTVKGTVFDIRRFSTHDGGGIRTTVFLKGCPLSCVWCHNPEGISRLVRPLYFPNKCIGCQICCSLSENRGIYMTEKGIRLDVTKTEDWDRIIEECPSGAILWDSTRMTVEEVVEEILKDAPFYKYGGGVTLSGGEPLLQPEFVLSILKEMKKRNIHTAIETALYVPTETLEAVLPWLDIIYADFKIFDPEVHKKSIGVTNERIKKHIRLLLESENRDHVIIRTPMIPGLTTEEDNIAGISRFISEVYKEVSYEILNYNPLGEAKYHLVDKTYCFKVNPKPYSRHDMERFAEIARSNGVNHIILES, from the coding sequence ATGGAGGAGAGGACAGTAAAAGGGACCGTCTTTGATATCCGCCGTTTTTCCACCCATGACGGCGGAGGAATCCGTACAACTGTATTTTTAAAGGGCTGCCCCCTATCCTGTGTATGGTGTCATAATCCGGAAGGGATCAGCAGGTTGGTAAGGCCATTGTACTTCCCGAACAAATGCATTGGATGCCAGATCTGTTGCTCTCTTTCTGAAAACAGAGGAATTTACATGACAGAAAAGGGAATCAGGCTTGATGTTACAAAAACGGAGGACTGGGACCGGATCATAGAGGAGTGCCCTTCCGGGGCAATCCTATGGGACAGCACCAGGATGACCGTGGAAGAAGTTGTGGAAGAGATACTTAAGGATGCCCCTTTTTATAAATACGGCGGCGGCGTCACCCTGTCCGGGGGAGAACCGCTGCTCCAGCCGGAGTTTGTACTCTCCATTTTAAAGGAGATGAAGAAAAGGAACATCCATACGGCGATTGAGACAGCTCTCTATGTGCCAACAGAAACACTGGAGGCCGTACTCCCATGGCTGGATATAATTTATGCGGATTTTAAGATTTTTGACCCGGAAGTCCATAAAAAATCTATCGGTGTGACCAATGAGCGGATTAAAAAACACATTCGTCTTTTGCTGGAATCTGAGAATAGAGACCATGTTATTATCCGCACCCCAATGATTCCAGGGCTTACCACAGAGGAAGATAACATTGCAGGAATCAGCCGGTTTATCTCAGAGGTTTACAAGGAAGTGTCTTATGAAATACTGAATTACAACCCCCTGGGGGAAGCTAAGTACCATTTAGTAGATAAAACTTATTGTTTTAAAGTTAACCCAAAACCCTACTCCCGTCACGACATGGAGCGGTTTGCAGAAATCGCCAGATCTAACGGAGTAAACCATATCATTTTAGAATCATGA
- a CDS encoding fructose-6-phosphate aldolase, with amino-acid sequence MKFIIDDANIEKIKEVYDTFAVDGVTTNPTILAKNGKQPFETLREIREFIGPEAELHVQVVAADAQGMVEEAHRIQKELGMNTYVKIPATKEGLKAMKALKKEGANVTATAIYTQMQAFLAGKAGADYAAPYVNRIDNLGANGVRTAKDIHDIFKKNGLKTEVLAASFKNSQQVLELCQYGVGASTISPDVIEGLIKNDSVTMAVSAFTKDFEGLCGAGRTMKDCM; translated from the coding sequence ATGAAATTTATTATTGATGATGCAAACATTGAGAAGATTAAGGAGGTATACGACACATTTGCAGTAGATGGTGTTACGACCAATCCCACTATTCTGGCGAAAAACGGAAAGCAGCCCTTTGAGACCCTAAGAGAAATCCGTGAATTTATTGGGCCGGAAGCGGAGCTTCATGTGCAGGTGGTTGCAGCAGATGCACAGGGGATGGTTGAAGAGGCCCACAGGATCCAAAAGGAACTTGGAATGAATACCTATGTAAAGATCCCTGCCACAAAAGAAGGATTAAAAGCCATGAAAGCCCTGAAAAAGGAAGGAGCCAATGTGACAGCCACGGCCATCTACACCCAGATGCAGGCATTTTTAGCAGGAAAAGCCGGGGCAGACTATGCAGCACCATATGTGAACCGGATCGATAACCTTGGAGCAAATGGCGTAAGGACGGCAAAGGACATTCACGACATTTTCAAGAAAAATGGGTTAAAGACAGAAGTTCTGGCAGCCAGCTTTAAAAATTCCCAGCAGGTCCTGGAACTTTGCCAGTATGGGGTCGGTGCGTCTACGATTTCTCCGGATGTCATAGAGGGGCTGATAAAAAATGACTCTGTAACGATGGCGGTAAGCGCTTTTACCAAGGATTTTGAAGGGCTGTGCGGTGCAGGCAGGACCATGAAGGACTGCATGTAG
- a CDS encoding BglG family transcription antiterminator translates to MLSDKALRIMKILVLNRNTPITVKMLSVMLDMSERTVNTYLKEVGSFCDKQGISYVGRRGVGVYLELGPEDMNGLPELLVQEAPYYDEQDRQFYIRQIMLQGWENYTISLFAEELYVSRQVIGADLDEAERWFQNYEITILRKSRTGVTAKGTEAGFRSALAALFREQKVEPEEEDLSCDYRIGIEKAQHLYQVHERNLVKGVCRALQLFEAKSYLVFVDYSFIMMVEYLCVQIKRMERGFMVKEEELVLLSPGRAGSVLSESLADTLEYVCGIRYPAKERSYIYLLLSGAEFQQEEHVRQEDESARQQVEEICSHIVSYLSAATGLDFYKEKRLFSGLESFLYKCIVRTRCGFEIRNPFLEDVKTNYGIIFNTCFGMGAYIREVIGRIPSEHEIAFLTLLIGGALIRIEKRVNAVLVGAGSLFLAEMTTKKIEKRMDGLRIIAVLSKDELDKAQALSCDMVITTIQGLKCELPAVYVTPVVDDRDALRLQKACSEVFTLRLGRPEQVTLRSYIRPEFILLDVETVSKNKLIEIGFQVLRDYGCVTDRYYQEVLYRETISSTEIGNGVAIPHGIENSVLMPAVCMIRLKQKIDWGSAPVDIIFMLALNFNDGETTRRFFKSFYEKAGNENIIRLLRTVRTEEEIMEILQ, encoded by the coding sequence ATGCTGTCCGATAAAGCATTACGGATTATGAAGATTCTTGTACTGAATAGAAACACTCCTATCACTGTAAAGATGCTGTCCGTGATGTTAGACATGTCGGAGCGTACGGTAAACACTTATTTGAAAGAGGTTGGCAGCTTTTGTGATAAACAGGGAATCAGCTATGTCGGTAGACGGGGAGTAGGTGTTTACCTGGAGCTGGGGCCTGAAGATATGAATGGGCTGCCAGAGCTTTTAGTACAGGAAGCCCCTTATTACGATGAACAGGACAGGCAGTTTTATATCCGCCAAATAATGCTTCAGGGCTGGGAGAATTATACCATATCCCTTTTTGCAGAAGAACTTTACGTGTCCAGACAGGTCATCGGGGCAGACTTAGACGAAGCGGAGCGCTGGTTTCAGAATTATGAAATTACGATCCTTAGAAAATCCCGTACAGGAGTCACCGCCAAAGGAACGGAGGCGGGGTTCCGTTCTGCTTTGGCTGCACTCTTCAGAGAACAGAAGGTTGAACCTGAGGAAGAAGATCTGTCCTGTGATTACAGGATTGGCATCGAAAAGGCACAGCATTTATACCAGGTTCATGAGAGAAACCTGGTAAAAGGAGTTTGCCGGGCGCTTCAGCTGTTTGAGGCAAAATCCTATCTGGTTTTTGTGGATTACAGCTTCATTATGATGGTGGAATACCTTTGTGTACAGATAAAGCGTATGGAACGGGGGTTCATGGTCAAGGAGGAAGAACTGGTCTTACTTTCTCCTGGGAGAGCCGGTAGTGTTCTGTCTGAAAGCCTGGCGGACACCCTGGAATATGTCTGTGGAATACGCTATCCGGCAAAGGAACGCAGCTATATTTACCTGCTGCTTTCCGGAGCGGAATTTCAGCAGGAAGAGCATGTCCGGCAGGAGGACGAAAGCGCCAGACAGCAGGTAGAAGAGATCTGCAGTCATATTGTTTCCTATTTGTCTGCTGCAACAGGGTTGGATTTTTACAAGGAGAAACGATTGTTTTCCGGATTGGAGAGCTTTCTTTATAAATGTATTGTAAGGACCCGGTGCGGATTTGAAATCAGAAATCCTTTTCTTGAAGATGTGAAAACCAATTACGGAATTATCTTTAACACATGCTTTGGCATGGGGGCTTATATCCGGGAGGTCATTGGCAGAATTCCTTCTGAGCATGAAATAGCATTTTTAACTCTTTTGATCGGCGGTGCCCTGATCCGGATTGAAAAAAGAGTAAATGCAGTACTGGTAGGAGCCGGAAGTCTGTTTCTGGCAGAAATGACTACAAAAAAGATTGAGAAAAGGATGGATGGTCTCAGGATCATTGCGGTTCTTTCCAAGGATGAGCTGGATAAAGCGCAGGCATTATCCTGTGATATGGTGATTACAACGATCCAGGGACTAAAGTGTGAACTGCCGGCCGTCTATGTAACACCGGTTGTGGATGACCGGGATGCCCTCCGGCTTCAGAAAGCCTGCAGCGAAGTATTTACTTTAAGACTTGGAAGGCCGGAACAGGTCACCCTTAGATCGTACATCCGCCCGGAGTTTATCTTACTGGATGTGGAGACGGTATCAAAAAATAAATTGATTGAAATAGGCTTCCAGGTGTTAAGGGATTATGGCTGTGTCACCGATCGGTATTATCAAGAGGTCCTTTACCGGGAAACCATCAGTTCTACGGAGATCGGCAATGGTGTTGCAATTCCCCATGGAATAGAAAACAGTGTTCTGATGCCGGCAGTATGCATGATCCGCCTTAAACAAAAGATAGACTGGGGAAGTGCGCCGGTAGATATTATTTTCATGCTGGCACTGAATTTTAACGATGGGGAAACGACACGGCGTTTTTTTAAGTCGTTTTATGAAAAGGCAGGAAATGAGAATATCATAAGGCTGTTGAGGACAGTGCGGACAGAAGAAGAGATCATGGAGATCTTGCAGTAA
- a CDS encoding PTS sugar transporter subunit IIA: MEKPLMSKELIVFDMEAESREEVIEQLAALMEQNDRLLNKTGYEQDVLTREEQASTAVGFLTATPHARSGHVKYPSLTFARLKKPLKWDDQEEVELIFQVAVPSEGQGDRHLEILAGLFRKLIYDEFRDALLKADTSDKVLELVGEL, from the coding sequence ATGGAAAAGCCACTGATGTCCAAGGAACTGATTGTATTTGATATGGAGGCAGAAAGCAGAGAAGAGGTGATTGAACAGCTGGCCGCCCTGATGGAACAAAATGACCGTCTATTAAATAAGACAGGATATGAACAGGATGTACTGACGAGGGAAGAACAGGCATCTACGGCAGTAGGATTCCTTACGGCAACCCCTCATGCCAGGTCCGGCCATGTGAAATATCCCTCCTTGACCTTTGCACGGCTGAAAAAGCCTCTTAAATGGGATGATCAGGAAGAGGTAGAGCTGATTTTCCAGGTGGCAGTGCCGTCTGAGGGGCAAGGAGACCGTCATCTGGAAATATTGGCGGGTTTGTTTCGGAAACTGATTTACGATGAATTCAGAGATGCATTGTTAAAAGCAGACACCAGCGATAAGGTGTTGGAACTGGTAGGGGAATTATAG
- a CDS encoding PTS fructose transporter subunit IIC: MSELTKILKGTRTHLMNGVSYMLPVVVGGGVLMAVAVMMAGKGAAPESGLAGSIWQIGVSALGLMVPVLSAYIAVSIADRPGIAPGLAGGVLAGSIGAGFLGGIVSGLFAGIICYYLKKIKLPKAVQSLKSIIIIPIVSVLLTGILMLFVLGGPIASLMKVLTEFLTNMNDGNKILLGLIVGAMIAFDLGGPVNKVAFSFMVATISMGIYTYAGPCAIAIAVPPLGAGTASLILKNKFTAEEREAGIGSLAMGAVGISEGAISYTSADPLHMIPINMISTAIASALAYAIGVTCQAAWGGLIVLPVAGNRLGYVACMAVGVGIYVALCAVFKKNVSEENEALAAGDDDDVDISFE; this comes from the coding sequence ATGTCTGAATTAACTAAAATTTTAAAAGGAACAAGGACACATCTGATGAACGGCGTATCTTATATGCTTCCGGTGGTGGTAGGCGGCGGTGTATTGATGGCGGTTGCTGTTATGATGGCAGGGAAAGGGGCGGCCCCGGAGAGCGGTTTGGCAGGAAGTATCTGGCAGATCGGGGTCAGTGCTTTAGGGCTTATGGTACCAGTGCTGTCTGCCTATATTGCAGTTTCCATTGCCGATCGTCCCGGAATTGCTCCCGGGCTTGCAGGCGGCGTACTTGCTGGCAGCATTGGAGCGGGTTTTCTGGGAGGAATCGTTTCCGGTCTTTTTGCCGGCATTATTTGTTATTATTTAAAAAAGATCAAGCTACCTAAAGCTGTTCAGTCCTTAAAGTCCATCATAATAATCCCCATAGTCAGCGTCCTGCTTACGGGTATCCTGATGCTGTTCGTGCTTGGCGGTCCCATCGCCTCTTTGATGAAGGTGCTTACCGAATTCCTGACTAATATGAACGATGGAAATAAAATCCTTTTAGGTTTGATCGTGGGAGCAATGATTGCCTTTGACTTAGGCGGGCCGGTAAACAAAGTTGCATTCAGCTTTATGGTTGCAACAATCAGCATGGGGATCTATACATATGCAGGCCCATGTGCCATAGCCATTGCAGTTCCTCCGCTTGGAGCGGGCACTGCCTCTCTGATTCTGAAAAACAAGTTTACAGCAGAGGAACGGGAAGCAGGAATCGGTTCTTTGGCCATGGGAGCGGTAGGAATCTCTGAAGGAGCGATTTCCTATACCAGTGCAGACCCTCTTCATATGATTCCTATAAATATGATAAGCACAGCGATTGCTTCTGCTCTTGCTTATGCCATTGGAGTGACATGTCAGGCAGCCTGGGGAGGCTTGATCGTCCTTCCGGTAGCAGGTAACCGTTTGGGATATGTTGCCTGTATGGCTGTTGGAGTTGGAATTTATGTGGCTTTGTGCGCAGTGTTTAAAAAGAATGTTTCAGAAGAAAATGAGGCTCTTGCAGCCGGTGATGACGATGATGTGGATATTTCATTTGAATAA
- a CDS encoding PTS fructose-like transporter subunit IIB yields the protein MKIIAVTACPSGVAHTYMAAEAISKKCKDRGWEVKVETQGSIGVENEITCEDVLNADAVILTKDMPIKREERFKGKLIARVAIGDAIKKTDAILNKIESAVNK from the coding sequence ATGAAAATTATAGCAGTGACAGCGTGCCCTTCTGGGGTTGCTCATACCTACATGGCTGCCGAAGCCATCAGTAAAAAGTGTAAGGACAGAGGATGGGAAGTAAAGGTGGAGACACAGGGATCCATTGGTGTGGAAAATGAAATCACGTGTGAGGATGTGTTGAATGCCGATGCCGTCATTCTGACAAAGGATATGCCGATTAAGAGGGAAGAACGCTTTAAAGGAAAGCTGATTGCAAGAGTTGCAATTGGAGATGCTATTAAAAAAACAGATGCAATTCTCAATAAAATTGAAAGTGCTGTAAATAAATAG
- a CDS encoding ABC transporter substrate-binding protein produces the protein MKKRLLPVTLITAVTAALLAGCGSSAQQSAAGGSTAAASSAASQDRESSPEGGDGKTVKIGVYGPVTGGSAVYGEGAQNAINMAVEEINDGDSGYKIEIVNGGKIVDDGGDAKQAINAYNSLMKESPDAIVGSFFSSVTLPVAEQASKDNMLLLATGATNKDVTLKGPTIFRNCFIDPYQGKMAAQFAKEKGWTKAAIIYAKDDDYSNGLKDAFIENAEANGIEVVYVGECTTKDTDFSSQTSQVVAKGADFLFYPAFLDTVPLLIGAARDAGFDGAVMGGDGWDGTDTAGFEEKFENCYFTNHYSSEDTAPAVVNFVSKYTEKYGTESLNACAALYYDAIYMLVEAAKNSGSSDTVSLINGMTGMTFTGVGGTFTMDANGDPEKSVAINTFENGKVKWLMTLSPEGAKE, from the coding sequence ATGAAAAAAAGATTATTACCCGTAACTCTTATTACAGCAGTGACGGCAGCGCTTCTTGCCGGCTGCGGCTCATCTGCACAGCAAAGTGCTGCAGGAGGCAGTACAGCCGCTGCAAGTTCAGCGGCTTCCCAGGATAGAGAGTCTTCCCCTGAAGGCGGAGACGGGAAAACCGTTAAGATCGGCGTTTACGGTCCTGTCACAGGGGGGTCTGCTGTTTATGGGGAAGGCGCGCAGAATGCCATTAACATGGCGGTTGAAGAAATCAACGACGGAGATTCCGGTTACAAGATTGAAATTGTAAATGGCGGAAAAATAGTAGATGACGGCGGTGATGCCAAACAGGCAATTAATGCTTATAACAGCTTGATGAAGGAAAGTCCCGATGCCATCGTCGGAAGTTTTTTTTCGTCTGTCACCCTTCCCGTTGCCGAACAGGCCTCCAAAGACAATATGCTCCTTCTTGCAACAGGTGCTACCAATAAAGACGTGACCTTAAAAGGTCCCACCATTTTCAGGAATTGTTTTATTGACCCGTATCAGGGTAAAATGGCTGCTCAGTTTGCAAAGGAAAAAGGCTGGACAAAAGCTGCCATTATCTATGCCAAGGATGATGATTATTCCAACGGCTTAAAGGATGCATTCATTGAGAATGCCGAGGCAAACGGAATTGAAGTGGTATATGTAGGGGAATGCACCACAAAGGATACAGATTTTTCATCCCAGACTTCCCAGGTAGTAGCAAAAGGAGCAGACTTCCTGTTTTATCCCGCATTCCTTGATACGGTTCCCCTTCTGATAGGCGCGGCAAGGGATGCAGGCTTTGATGGAGCCGTCATGGGAGGCGATGGCTGGGATGGAACTGATACGGCAGGATTTGAAGAAAAATTTGAGAACTGCTATTTTACCAACCACTATTCTTCGGAAGATACTGCCCCGGCCGTAGTCAATTTCGTATCCAAATATACGGAAAAGTACGGTACGGAAAGCTTAAATGCCTGTGCGGCTCTTTACTATGATGCCATTTACATGCTGGTGGAAGCTGCCAAAAACAGCGGTTCATCCGATACGGTTTCCCTGATAAATGGGATGACGGGAATGACTTTTACAGGTGTGGGAGGAACCTTTACCATGGATGCAAACGGAGATCCGGAGAAATCCGTGGCGATCAATACCTTTGAAAACGGCAAGGTAAAATGGCTTATGACTCTTTCACCGGAAGGAGCAAAGGAATAA
- a CDS encoding branched-chain amino acid ABC transporter permease — MTFSLFFQSLINGLNQGAIYALIALGYTMVYGIIRMINFAHGDFIMIGAYTLFYTIPFMIHAGMPAWISVFLAVVICGLVGVMVEVVAYKPIRKAGSMSALITALAMSLFLENLAMVLFGAKPHNVQKIFDLPSVNVHGVTLPLNVILTISIGVVMMAGLQIFIKNTKMGKAMRAVPQDRDASILAGINVNKVITMTFAIGSALAAVAALMYCAKYPRVTNDMGAMMGLKAFIAAVLGGIGVIPGAMLGGILVGLIEIYVKLFAPGWYEAITYAILIVILLVKPSGILGKNVGEKV; from the coding sequence ATGACATTTTCATTATTCTTTCAAAGCCTGATAAACGGACTGAACCAGGGTGCTATCTATGCTTTGATAGCACTTGGTTATACCATGGTGTACGGAATCATCCGTATGATTAACTTTGCCCATGGAGATTTTATCATGATTGGAGCCTATACCTTATTTTATACAATTCCTTTCATGATCCATGCAGGAATGCCTGCATGGATTTCCGTTTTCCTTGCCGTGGTCATCTGCGGGTTGGTGGGAGTCATGGTAGAGGTGGTAGCCTATAAACCGATCCGCAAGGCAGGTTCCATGTCAGCCCTTATTACAGCACTGGCTATGAGTCTGTTTCTGGAAAATCTGGCCATGGTTCTCTTTGGAGCCAAGCCCCATAATGTCCAGAAGATATTTGATTTACCCTCTGTAAACGTGCATGGAGTGACTCTTCCACTGAACGTTATTTTAACCATCAGTATCGGAGTGGTTATGATGGCGGGCCTTCAGATATTTATAAAGAATACCAAGATGGGAAAAGCCATGCGGGCAGTTCCCCAGGACCGTGATGCTTCCATACTTGCAGGAATCAATGTCAATAAAGTGATCACTATGACCTTTGCCATCGGTTCCGCGCTGGCAGCAGTCGCAGCCCTTATGTACTGCGCCAAATATCCCCGTGTCACCAACGATATGGGGGCCATGATGGGACTTAAGGCTTTTATTGCCGCTGTTCTTGGCGGGATCGGAGTCATCCCCGGAGCCATGCTCGGAGGAATCCTTGTTGGCTTGATTGAGATTTATGTTAAGCTTTTTGCACCAGGCTGGTATGAAGCGATTACTTATGCCATTCTGATTGTGATTCTTTTGGTGAAACCGTCCGGCATTCTTGGCAAGAATGTGGGCGAGAAAGTTTAA